TCTTCACGGATGACAATATGTTTGTCAGCCAGCAGTTCCTGAAACTCGATGATCTTTTTACGAACAGTGTCTTGCAGATCAATATCTTCTGCATCGTGCATCAATTTATTTTCAATGCGCGAGAGCAATAGCATTGAGCGGTTTAATTTTTTCAAACGATCTACCGTTTGGTAAGCTTCGCCAATCAGGGCACCCTGCCTTTCGGTTATATCATTATCCTGCATCAGGGTTTCCAGTTTGGAGATGATCACCGCCAGCGGGGTCATCAACTCATGCGATGCGTTTTCGGTAAAACTTTTAAGCGACTGATAATCATGAAGCACACGTTGCGACATGGCGGTTACCTCCCGGTTCAGGTCCTGAAACTCATCTATACGGGTATCAACCTGGCAGATGCCATTACGATCGGCCACGTTAAATAGTTTAATCTGCTTAAGTGTTTCATAAAATGGTTCCCATAATTTGCGCATCAGGGTGCGGTTGATAAGTAACAGCACCACTAATAAAACAAAAATGAGCCCCAACGTAATCAGGAAGATCATCCTGATCAAGTCATCCGTTTCAACCTTTGATTCGGTAATATTAATACGATAAAGCTGCGCCCCTACTCTGACAGAGCTGGTGAGCATACGGGCAGCTTCGTCTTCATGCTCCTGGTCGTCATAGAAATGGCTATCGGCTATCCGTCTTACAATTGTACTATCCGGAATAGCGGTAAAACGAATTTTCAGATCATCAGACTTAAATACCTGCGGCAGGCGATGATTTAGGCCAACATAATCAAAGATCTCGTTTTCTTCAACCAGCAAATCTTTATCAACCTGGTTGGTAAGGATAAGACTGATGGTGAAGTAATAGACAATCCCGGCAATCACTATCATAGAAATAGTGGCCAACAGGCTTACGCGGTTGTATCGATCCAGCAGTTTCAATGGTCTGTAAACTTATAACCCATACCATAGGCAGATTGAATGTAATCGCCGCTGCCGGCATCAATCAGTTTTTTGCGCAGATTTTTAATGTGAGAGTAGATGAAATCGAAGTTGTCAGAAATATCTATTTCATCACCCCAAAGGTGCTCGGCAATGGCATTTTTAGAAATCACCTTGCTTTTGTTGGCTATAAAATATAGCAGCAGCGCATATTCTTTTTTGGTGAGCTTAACCGGCATGCCCGAAACCAGCACCTGTTTAGCCAGCAGATCAACCGTAATCTCGTTAAAAACAATCTCCCGGTTACCGTTAAAAGATTTGCGGCGAACAATGGCCATTACACGGGCCTTCAGTTCAGAAAGATGGAAAGGTTTGGTGAGGTAATCATCGGCGCCGAGGTCAAGCCCTTGCAGGCGATCATCTAAGGAGTTTTTAGCTGAGATGATGAGCACGCCATCCGGATGATGGTTAGCTTTCAGCGCTTCTAAAATATCCAGACCGCTACCGTTGGGCAAGGTAATATCCAGCAGGATACAATCATACCGGTACATGTTAATTTTTTGCAGCGCAGATGCGTAATCGCCTACGGTTTCGCAAACGTTACCACCTTCTGCAAAATAATCCCGGATGCTGTCTCGCAGTCCGGCCTCGTCTTCTACTACCAGTATTTTCACAACGGTTTCAAAGCTCGCCATTGATTCTGTATAAATTTTGGAATAATAATATAGGGCTAAACATACAAAGTACGGCACAAACCTCAAAACACGTTTTTCACCAGATTTTCTACAGATTTTGGCCGTTCATTCGCAAATGCGAATTTTTGGATCTCTACTTATCTGCCTTACTTTACTAACTGCAAAACCCGTAATTGCCCAAAATATTGACCTGCGCCTGCTACAACACATTAACGGCCCGACTGGTTCTGCCGATGGCTTGTGGCGCGGTGTTTCTAACAGCGATTATGTTTTTGTGATGGCCACTCCTGCCACCATGCTCATCACCGGCATTGCACAACATAATCAGACTTTAAAGGCAGAAGCTTTTGAAACCGGCGGCGCGGTACTGTTATCTCAGGGCGCAACTGTTTTATTAAAGGATGTGATACACCGCCAACGCCCTTACCTGGCTTACCCGAATATCATCACCGGAAAAATGAATTCAACCGATTCATCCTTTCCGTCCGGACACACTTCTGCCGCGTTTGCCACGGCCACATCGCTCAGCCTGGCATTTCCAAAATGGTATGTTATTGCGCCGTCTTTTGCTTATGCAGGTGCCGTAGGTTATTCGCGCATGTACCTGGGCGTGCACTATCCAAGCGATGTATTGGCAGGGGCGGTAATTGGTGCGGGTTCGGCCTTCTTGACTTTTAAGCTGCAGCACTGGCTTGAAAAGAAAATTCCATAATTCAATTTTTGTACAGAAAATTTACCAAATGCCAACAGGATCGGTAGTTAACCTTGTGAAAAACAGATATTATGAAAAGAAGATCAGCAATGTTAACAATGGCTGCTGTACTGATGGGCGTATCAGCAATGGCGCAAAAAACCAAAATGGTACCTGCAGCGGTAGCCTCGGCTTTAAAAGCTAAATATCCGCAGGCAACCAAAATAACCTGGGAAAAAGAAAAAGGAAATTTTGAGGCCAATTGGGGAGGCAAATCAGGCGAAGACATGGCAGCTACGTTTACACCAACAGGCGAATTTGTAGAACAGGTTGAAGCCATTGAACCCACTGCCCTGCCTGCACCCGCCCAGGCCTATATCAAAGCACACTACGCCGGTAAGAAGGTGAGCGAAGCGGGCAAGGTAACCCATGCCACAGGCAAAACCACTTATGAGGCCGAGATCAAAAAGCTGGAGGTGGTGTTTGACGACAAAGGCAATTTTATGCAAGCAAGCAAAGAAAACGACTAACCATACCTAATCAGCAAATTGTTCAGTTTTTAGAGAAGCCCGTTCATAACGGGCTTTTTCTATAAAAATTCAGTTTTTCTACAGAATTGAGTCTTATAATAGCCAGTCAAATGGCAGAACCTTTTCCCCTAAGAGATGCAGATCTGGCTTTTATAATAGGTAAACTGCGCGCATCCGGCAAGGTATGGACCACGCAACGAGACGCATTTTACAACTATTTTAACGGGCTTACCACTCCTGCAGACGGCGAAAGCCTATGGTTGCAAATACGCGCCAAAGGCGTATCTATGAGCCGCGAAACCGTTTATAATACCCTTAAATTATTGCTTGATCTTGGGTTTGCCGACCGGAATTTTAATCCTTCACTAAACGCTTATGAATATTGGCCGGTAAGAAACACCAACAGCTAATATTATCGCTCCGGCGCTTAAAAATGCCGTTAATTAAATTTAATAACACACACTTAACACAAGCATAACACCACAGCTTGTTTTAGGCCGCATTTTGCAGATTGTGTACAGAATTTAAGCTGATCTTTGCGCAAACGTTTATAAATGAAGAAACTACTCAGCCTCTGCCTTCTGTTCTCGGCACTTCCCCTGGCATTATTCGCGCAAAAAAACACAACTATTAACATTCTATTTAGTTCTGACGCACACTTCGGCATCTTCCGCGAGAAATTTCGTGGCGATACCGCAGTTGCAGGCGTTAAAGTTAACGCAGCCATGATTGATCAAATGAATCATCTGGTTACCCAGCGCCTGCCTCAAGATAAAGGCATCAATGCCGGACAACCCGTTGAGGCCGTTGACTACCTGATACAAACCGGCGATATTGCCAACCGCGAGGAACCGCCTTACCAAAGCGCAACCGCATCATGGCAGCAGTTCATCAGTGTTTATGGCAACAGTGTTAAATTAAAAGGCCATCAGGATCAGCCTGCTACCCTGTTAATGGTACCGGGTAATCATGATATTTCTAACGCTATCGGCTTCACCAAAAAAATGGTACCGGCAACAGATCCAACGGCTATGGTGCAGATCTACAACCTGATGCTGCATCCAGCCCAGCCGCTTACCAATGCTCAGTTTGATTATAAAAAAGATAAGGTAAACTACTCGCATAATATTGGCGGCATACATTTTATGTTCATTACGTTGTGGCCCGATTCTGCCGAGCGCGTTTGGATGGCGAAAGACCTGCAAACAGTATCACCTCAAACCCCGGTGGTAATTTTTACGCATGATCAGCCTGAATGCGAGGCCAAACACTTTAGCAATCCTGCTGCGCCGGGCACTTTCCCCGCAGGCAGCAAGTTTGAAAACCTTGTTTCAGAAGTGTACAAAGACGGAAAAGAAGTGAGCAAAGAAGACGCCGCAACCAACATTGAGCAGCGCGAATGGGTTAAATTTTTGAAGCAACATCCTAACATCAAAGCTTATTTCCACGGCAACAGCAACTGGAACCAGTTTTATACCTACCATGGCCCGGATAAGGATGTTAACCTGCCGGTATTCCGTGTAGACTCGCCTATGAAAGGCAAATATTCTGCAAAAGATGAGACCAAACTCTCTTTCCAACTAATCAGTCTTGACCCTGCCAGCCAAAACCTAACCGTGCGCGAATGTTTGTGGAACACCAAACCTAATGATGCAACACAGAAAGTTATTTTCGGCGAAAGCAAAACCATTAGTCTGGCAGTACGTTAAAAATATTATAGTGTGTATTAGTCTTTACGGCCTTATTAGGCAGTAAAATGATGAGAGATAGATATTATTTTGGTAGCATTTAGCAAAAATTAAGTTATCTTTATATATTATAGTTATAGTTTTTGATGGAATCTGCCCGTCATGCATTAAATCGCATCAATACTGCCCATCTTTGGTCAAAGATGGAAACGATGAATAAAACAATTTAATGTGATAACGATGCAGGCGGCGAGTTTTTAGATGAAGCCATCCGTTTGGAAGATGAGTTACTGATTTTGGTAAAACATTGCTACGGATATGGCTAATTACTGATTGTATTTTAAGGCTGACTAACCATCAGCCATCAATCATATTGCTAACCAATTAAAACTTACGCCATGACCAACTATCAATCACTCGAAGATGCTTTGGCTGCGCTAAGGCAAAAGGGCTACAATGCCGATTTTACCACGGAAACCGAAATTCACTGTCTATATAGCGGCGAATTTGATATGCGGTTTGAGCCGGAAGAATTTCATGTAGATGAATCGTACTGGTTTGATGGGCCAAACGGGTACGAAAGCCAAACAAGGCTCTATGCCATCTCTTCACCAATATCCGGCGTTAAAGGAACGCTGGTTGACATGGATGGTAAAGTAGCGGTTACGCTATCTTTCATTTACCAATCTACGCTCAGCGCAAGGCGAATTTGAAATGTTAAGTTAAAACAAGAAAGCCGCTCTTTGCAGAGCGGCTTTCTTATTTTAAAGCGTATTTTCTTTTTTAACCGGCGCCACAAAAGGCTGTATAAACACCGAGGCAATTACCACAGCCAACCCTAAATAGAACCCAATATTAAGCTCCTTGCTCTCGCCAAAAATGATAAAAGCCAGGATAATAGAGTAAACAGGCTCCAGGTTAAAACTCATGTTGACGGTAAAAGCAGGGATCCGTTTCAATGATTCGGCAAACATAATGTACAGGCCAACGGTGCAGATCAATGCCAGGAAAATCAGGTAAACGGTATCTCTTAACCCAGGGATCAGTACCTTAACCGGGACAAAATGAAGGTACAACGGCAATAATACGCCTAACCCAATTGTACCGCTCAGCATCTGGTAAAAGTTAATCTGCCGGCTATCGTAATGTTTCACCAACCGTTCGTTAAAAATGGTGTAAAGCGCAGAAAAGCAAGAAGATATCACGCCCAAGATAATCCCTGTACGAAACGAACTATCGAAACCAAAAATCAGGCTGATGCCTGCCAGCGTCAGCATACTGAAAAACACCTCAGTATACACAAACTTTTTGCGATTGATTAACGGTGAGAGAAACGCCGTAAAGAAACTCGTTAAACAGAAACACACCACCCCTACAGAAATATTGGCATAACGGATACTCGCATAAAAGAACAGCCAGTGCGCGGTGAGCAACAGACCCACCCGGCCAATTTTGAGGCGGTCTTTCATCCTCAACCTTACCTTTGGTTTAACAACTGTTAAAACCGCCAGCCCACCCAGGGCAGAGAAAGCAACCCTGTACCAAACCAGCAAAACTGCATCAAGCGATATCAGCTTGCCAAAAACACCGGTAAAACCGGCTATAACAACAGCAAATTGCAGCAGCAAATACTTCTTTTTCATAAACAACAATGGTCATCCCCCCACTCAGAGATAAATACTTTAAGATTAAACTAAAAATGAATAGCTATGCTAACCACCTGTACCGGCAGGTTAGCCCAAAAAGGAATCTGATCCTAAAAGATTAGGATAGTGGAGGCGATATAGAACTACGGCAATGCATGGCACAAAGGTAGCAAAAGGAATTTAAAAATGGGCAGTTCTTAACTCGGCTATGGTTTTGGCCAGTACGTTTTTCTCTGTTATTGAGGCTGATAGCTCCATCGCCTGCTGGTAATGACTGATGGCTTGCTCAATTGCTACTGGCCCGCACAAATAGCCCATTAAAGAATGATAGTGCTGATCGTACGGCAGGTCTAACTGCCCGGACTCAACAATGGCCATCTCATTCCCGTGCACCTTAGCAAATGCGTAAAGGCGATTCAGGGCAGCGGCGGGCGAAAAAGCAATCAGCAGCAAATGATCATACAACTGCAAAATGTTTTCCCACCGGTTTTTGGCAGTTGGGTTGGTATGCCAGTAAGCAATGGCTGCCTCGAGATGATATCTGGAGATATCATTACTTTCAAAGGCGTTGATGAGATGGTAGTTGCCGCGTGCCATCAATTGCTCATCCCAGGCATTTTGATCTTGCTCATCCAGCAGCACGGCTTCATTTTCAGAATTGATGCGGGCATCCATCCGCGAACTTTGGAAACACATCAGCGCCATCAAAGCCTGCGTTTGCGATGTATTGGTGAGTGGATTTTCAACCAGCACCAGTAATAACCGCATGGCTTCGGCGCATAGGTCTTTACGGATCAGTTCATCTGCCGTTTTTGAAAAATAGCCTTCGTTAAAAAGCAGGTAGAGGGTGGTCAACACATTGTCCAAGCGCAACGTTACCTCTGTTTGTGTGGGCGCCTTGATCTGGAAATGATCGTTACGCAACACTTCGCGAGCCCTCTGCAGGCGTTTCTTAATAGTTTCAGACTTCGCCAGAAATGCACCGGCAATCTCCTTCACGCTAAAACCGCAAAGTATTTGCAGGGCCATGCATATTTGTGCCTCGGCCGCATTGACCGGGTTACACACCGCAAAAATCATAGCCAACTGACTATCAGCTATCACCTCATTGCTAAACTCAAATTCAGGATTGATAACCTGCTCGTCAAAATCAATCTCCCCCCTAACCTTATCATCAAAAACCGCCAGGTGCTTAAAATGATCCCTTACCTTATTTTTAGCAACGGTGTAGAGCCAAGCCGTAGGATTTTCAGGCACACCCTTCAATGCCCATGTTTCTGATGCTTTCAGGAAAGTATCGGCAGCAATGTCTTCAGCCGTTTCGATATGTTTCAGGTTGAAGGTTTTGCAAAGCACAGCAACTATTTTGCTGTACTCAGTTCTGAACAAATGCGGTGTAATTTCTGGCTGATACATAAAAAGAAAGCCTTTGCCGTTAATGGCAAAGGCTTTTATAAGTTTTACATCGGGTTTATTTCTCTTACTTCTACGGTGCCGCCAATAAATAATATTGGGCATCCATCGGCTAAAGCTACGGCTTCGTCTAAGGTTTCGGCTTTAACCATGGTATAACCCAGTATGGCTTCTTTAATTTCGGTGTAAGGCCCGTCTGACACCACGCCATTACCGCTGATTACCTTGCCCTCTGGCACCAGGCGGTTGCCCCTGTCGGCCAGATTACCCTTTGCGGCGATACCTGCCACCCAGTTCATCCATTTTTGGGTGTTGGCCTGCATTTCTTCTGGTGATAATTGAGGCATAGCCTTGTAGTCTGCTCTGAAAACTAATAAAAACTCTTTCATGGTTGTAAATTTTAAGATTTATACCCCTATGACGACTGGGCCTTGGCAATGGGGACAAAATTACTTCAATTTATTTTCAATACCATGTAAGGTGCTAACGATAGAAGTTTTCGCTATCCTGTTTAAACTGATGATTTACCTGCGTATCAGTATAAACCATGTGCCCGGCTGCATAATGATTTACAGACACCTGTGTATTGTTGCCGTTTATCCCTGCCTCCGCCAGTGCCGCACTAACAGTTGCCGGAGGCGTAGCCAGATCATACGAGCCGGAGACGATTTGCACTCTCAAGTCAGGATTTTCGCTGAGCAGATTTTTCAGTACGCCAGTTACGTTAAAATAGCCGTTTTTGGTGTGCTGTCCGTAATTCCAAACCGGTGTTGGGATGGTGGCCAGATAGGTTGATGTAGCGTTAAAATGTAAGTCTTTATGTACGTATTGCTGAAATGCTTGCTCAAAAGTAGCGCTTAAAGCCGCAGCGCTCGGATCGCCTGCATTACTGGCTCCGGCTGAGCGGCTATCAAATGTCCCTAATTTTTCATCGCTCTGTTTTAACAATGATGAAGTAAATTCTACATCTGTAATACGGCCATTGTTAGCTTTTAGCTGTTCTTTGCTCAATCCGGTAAAATAGCTCAGCGTATCAATAACCTGTTGCGCAATAGCACCATCTCGACTTAACGCCTGACGATAGGTACCAAAAGCAAAGGCTGATACTTTGGCCGATAATTCATCTGCGCTTAATGCAGCTAATTCTGGCGCAAGTTGATGATGATACTGTGCGGCTATTGCATAGGCAGACAGGTAATATGGATATGGTTCATTGTTACCCTTGCGAAAACTGATCAACTTATAATCTAGCGCTGGCGAGATAAGCGTTAAACCTGAAATTTTAGTTTGCAGGCTATCTTGCAGGTAGGCGGCCAATCCTACAGCACGGGCAGCACCATAGCTCTCGCCAGCCAGAAACACGCGGCTGTTTTGACGGTGATGCCGATGTAAATAGAATTGAATAAAAGTGCCGATGGTGCGAATATCTGCCTGATAACCATAAAAATGCCGGGCATCTACACCATTAACCGGGCGACTAAAACCTGTGCCTACCGGATCTATAAAAACCAGATCGGTAAAACCCAGCCAGGTATCTGGGTTAGCGCCGTAGCCAGCTTTTCCGGGTACGGTACGCACCGGACTACCGGCCCCCATGTGTAACCAGATAGAGGCCGAACCGGGACCGCCATTAAAAATGAAAGTCAACGGGCGATTAGTATTATCATAGCCGGCGGTATAAGCGGTATAAAAAATATTGGCCGCGGCGTTTTGCTCTGGGTTAACAGTGATATAACCGGCATCAGCCTGATAGTTTAAAACGCGACCGTTAAGCAACACGCTTCCGGCCGAATAAGCATGACGGCGATCTGCACTTCCCCATGAAATAAACAACAGCGCAAATGCAGCAATGCTGATTAAAAGTGCGAATGATGGTCTACGGAAAACAGAACGTATAATTAGAAAGGACATGGATAGTATCAAAAAAAAGTTTTTAATGGATGTGTTGTTTGAGCGGCGGGCGCCGCAGGTATTAGCAGCAACAGCAACACATGACGCTGCAGTTGCGCTGCGGCATCGACATTAAAAAACGATTATTGATAGTCTGATTTGACATTTTATGGCACAAACGTAAAGCAAAAATCAGTCAAATCAAAATAATTCTACAAAAACCATAGACTTTGTATAATATTGATATTTGGGTGACAGAGTTTGTTATTTGCGGCCCCCAGTTTTTCATTCATCTAATAAAATCCACAACCCATAACTTGAGTGGATTAATTATCAGCGGCTTAACACATGCGCACAAACAATCTCCGGTGCACCGGCGTTCTCTCCATACCAACATCAACATTTATGAAAAACCCATTTGAAAAACAAGACAAGGCCATATTGATAGGCGCCATTGCTGCAGGCGCTGCCTTAGCCGGAGGCCTCACCTGGCTGCTGCTAACCGAAGACGGCAACGAGAAACGCGAACGCTGGAAAGAATGGATGGAAGAAAAAGCTAAGAACATGATAGCGGGCTGCCTGAGCTGCAAAACCGGCGTTGATAAGGACGTAGCCAAGGGCGCTACCGATGCGGTGATCGATTAAAGGATCAACTTTATTACAATCGCCCCAAATATTTCCTAATATAAAAAGGCCGTCCAACTGGGCGGCCTTCAAATCGTATTCAGATTAATTATTACTGAGCAGCATCGCGCAGCGCTTTGATCTGATCATGAGCGGCATTAATGGCCTGAGCCTGGCGACTTACTACTTCGTGAGCGTTACCTGTCAGGTCTTCGTCAGTCAGAGCATCGCGGTAAGCTTTTTTAATGGCGTCTTCGCCACGCTCTGCTTCAGATAGGATACTCTGTCGATCATTACCACCAAACAGTGATTTTACATCGATCCAGGCACGGTGCAAACCACCCGACATACTGGTACCGGTTTCTACATCGCCCCCCTCGGCACCTACCAGCGCAGATAATTCCTGGCTGTTCTTGCGGCTCTGTGCGGAGTAACTTTGAAACAGCTCTTTTAGATCAATATTTTCATCTTTAATGTCAGCAATGGCTTTCTCAAAGCCAGCTACACGGTCATTGTTGATCTGGATCAGATCATTCAATACGCTTGTTTTTGATGTGGTTTCCATATAATAGATTTGCTTTGAGTGTTGCAAGTTACATGCCACTACTCTGTTATGCTCTTATGTTTTAGCAGCCTACAACTTATTGTACTCACTACCAGCTCAAAACAGAAAGGGCGCCCTTGCGGCGCCCCATCTCCAATTATGATAACCTAATTATAGTGATGATTATTTAGCTTTTACCAGGTCATTCAGATAGGCTTCCAAACTGGTGTAGCCATCTTTATTCACCTTTGTAGCATCGGCCTTACCGGCAGCAAGGTATTTACCTTCTACTGCATCAGGAATACCGTTGTTGTTACCATCGGCATGTTGAGTAACGGCCTCCATATTTGGCTGACCGCCGGCATCGGCTTCTGTTTTAAAGATCTTGCCTTCTTTGCCCAGACTTTGAAGGTAACCGATGATGCGTTTATCTACCGCGTCACGGCGTTGCGAAGCGCCTACCCCTGCCAGCACCTTGCGGAAAGCTTCTTCGGGCTTATCAATGGTAGTATTAGTCTGGAAATTACGCTGCTTTACTACGGTAGCGGTGGTATGGATAAAATCAGAATCGGTAGCTAATCTGCCGTTCAGTTTGCCGTCTTTGTTGATGTCTACCATATTATCGCGCTGGTAAACATGGTCTGTAGCGGTAAACAGGCTGATGAATGATTTACTTGAATTTGGCCCGCCGATGAAATAATTACCAATTACGTCCTGGAAATGATTAGCACCAGAGTGACCGCCTACCAAACCATTGCCGCCCCAGTTATAAACCACATTATTAATGTACTCTATACTGGCTTTTGCTTTAGGATTACGGCTCTGGTTATCAATCCACAAACAATGACTGATAGTTACATTATGCGGGTCTTCAAACAGCGCACCAAAACGCTGCGGATCAATAGGCTCGCCAATTAAACAGTATTGCAGGGTGATGTTGGTTGTACCCTTGATGTGGAAATTATCCCAACGCCCCCATGATACACTTACGTGATCAAAAATTACATCATGGCAATTATCGGCCACTACCGTGCAGGCACCGCGCGGCATGGTGATGCTGCCCCTGAAACGCATGTAACGGATTATGCTGCTATCGGCAAATGATACGCCATTGCCGTAAACCACAACACCCTCTCCGGGAGCGGTTTGCCCGGCAACAGTGATTTTGGGCGCTGCGGCAATTTTATCGGTAATCTTGATTACGCCCGATACATCAAACACCACAGTGCGGTTAGGTTTACTTACGGCATCGCGGAAAGAGCCTTCGCCCCTGTCGTTTAAATTGGTTACGTGGTACACTGCTCCGCTACGGCCTCCCGTGGCAAAACGACCAAATCCCTCTGCTCCTGGAAACGCCAGTTGCTGGGCCCCGGCAAACCCCGTGAGGCCCAACATGGCTGCGCTGAAGGCAAGCCCCATTTTGCTCCAGCTCTTATTCATTAATAGATTTTTCTTCACTTTGTTTGTATTGGCTACGGTTATTTTAATTATTGTTTAATTTTAATTTAAATCATTAGTTAAATGGCAGGAACCAGTTTTTAGGGTCCATTAGTTTGGCACGCACAGTGGCAGCCGCCGGATTGCCGTCTTTCAGCAATTTGTTGTACACTTTATCGGCCAGGAACGACGGATCGTTACGGCGCAGGGCAACACGCATCAGGTCTTGCCAGCGATTACCTTCGTAAGCCAGTTCCAGTGCGTCTTCATTTATGATATTATCTTCCATAGCCAAAAAGTTGGCATTCTGCTGCAGGCTCACATCCAGATTGGTAACGTTTACCCTGGCACGCACGCCCAGGTTACGGTGGTATTTACCGCGGATGGTTGGCGCATCCAACTTACGGGCATCAAAATCATAAGGGAAAGGCAGATTGGTAATGCGGCGCTGCGTTGGGTCAGGGATAGTCGTATCATCATACGCACCTTTGATACCTGCATTTACCAGCGCCCAGGCAATTTTGGTCTGTCCATCGCGGTTAGCAGCCTCGGCAAAGCGCAGGTGCAGCGTTGGTGTGCGATAAATATACCAACGACCATTTTTAGCCAGCGGATCTGACGGGATACCGGTTGAAGCGTTCACGTAGTTATATAGAAACTTCATGATCACCGGCTGACCGTTAACCATTTTGTAAGTAGTGTTGATACCGCGATAGTCATAAGGCGTACCGTCGGTCTGACGCTGAGCGCTCCAGTTATCAATAGCAGTTTGCGATGGCTTTACCAGATACTTGCCGCCTGAGTTAGCAAACAGGTTGATGAAAGGATTCTCAGGCGCAAAGGCTTTATCAAACACCATAGACCAGATCCACTCGGTCTGGTACTCCCTGTCCTGCATAGAGCGGGAGAAGAAGGTTAACCAGGCGCTTTGCGTTACCGCATCGTTATCGCTACCGCTGTTCAGCGTGTAAGTATTGTAGTAGTTATAGCTATCGCCAGGACCATTTGGCGTTGATGTTTCCATTACATTTTTGTAGGCAATGGCCGCTTTGTGATAATCGTTGTTCCACAGGTACAAATCGCCCAGCAGGCAGTTTTTATTGACGTAGAACATTTTAGACGGATAGGTATCAATGGTAGTGATCAACGAATTAGCCGCAGGATATGGATCTTTATAAGGTAAAGCTTCCATAAAGGCAATCAGCGTTTTCACCAGATCAGCCAACGCTATGCGCGGATATTTGCTTTGGTCTTTAACGGTGTTCACATCGCTAAAGCTCTCCGTTACATACGGGATATTGCCATACTGCAAACCCAGTTGAAAGTATAACCAGCAGCGCAGGGCACCAATATCGCTCCAACGCTGGTTATAATCGGCGTCAGTTAGCTTTTGGGTGTTGTGCATAATGGTCAGGTTCTTCATCACATCGTTACAGTTCAGAATTACCGAGTAGAACGGGGTTGGGTCGGCATAGGCGTTACCCGGCAGCACATTGTGAGTGTTGATCTGCTGCAGATCGGCACCAGCGTTGGGGGTTACGTCCATCAGGTCGGCACGCAGCTCGTTCAGCACTTCATACTGACCGGCCAAGCCCAAAAATTTGCCGTAAACACCGGTTACTGCAGCATCAGCATCATAAATATTTTGGTAGGTGTTTTTTGCTTCTACCACGTTTTGCGGCTTCACATCGTACATTTTACTGCACGCGCTTACCCCCGACAGCAACACCGCAACTGCGGCTGTTCTTACAATAGGATATATTTTCACTTTCATTGTTGCTATTTCTAATTGTTATAAACCAATGCGCAAGCCTAACTGTATGGTACGGAACTGCGGCTCCAGACCGGTGTCAATACCT
This region of Mucilaginibacter yixingensis genomic DNA includes:
- a CDS encoding HAMP domain-containing sensor histidine kinase is translated as MKLLDRYNRVSLLATISMIVIAGIVYYFTISLILTNQVDKDLLVEENEIFDYVGLNHRLPQVFKSDDLKIRFTAIPDSTIVRRIADSHFYDDQEHEDEAARMLTSSVRVGAQLYRINITESKVETDDLIRMIFLITLGLIFVLLVVLLLINRTLMRKLWEPFYETLKQIKLFNVADRNGICQVDTRIDEFQDLNREVTAMSQRVLHDYQSLKSFTENASHELMTPLAVIISKLETLMQDNDITERQGALIGEAYQTVDRLKKLNRSMLLLSRIENKLMHDAEDIDLQDTVRKKIIEFQELLADKHIVIREELEPHHIKLNRDLLNIMLNNLLGNAIQHNRPGGRIVVQLTGQQLSFCNTGTAVSLNQQTIFQRFHKSPESEGTGLGLTLVKQICDNYGFALSYAFNDQLHCFTVVFVN
- a CDS encoding response regulator transcription factor, which translates into the protein MKILVVEDEAGLRDSIRDYFAEGGNVCETVGDYASALQKINMYRYDCILLDITLPNGSGLDILEALKANHHPDGVLIISAKNSLDDRLQGLDLGADDYLTKPFHLSELKARVMAIVRRKSFNGNREIVFNEITVDLLAKQVLVSGMPVKLTKKEYALLLYFIANKSKVISKNAIAEHLWGDEIDISDNFDFIYSHIKNLRKKLIDAGSGDYIQSAYGMGYKFTDH
- a CDS encoding phosphatase PAP2 family protein, producing MRIFGSLLICLTLLTAKPVIAQNIDLRLLQHINGPTGSADGLWRGVSNSDYVFVMATPATMLITGIAQHNQTLKAEAFETGGAVLLSQGATVLLKDVIHRQRPYLAYPNIITGKMNSTDSSFPSGHTSAAFATATSLSLAFPKWYVIAPSFAYAGAVGYSRMYLGVHYPSDVLAGAVIGAGSAFLTFKLQHWLEKKIP
- a CDS encoding PepSY-like domain-containing protein, which gives rise to MKRRSAMLTMAAVLMGVSAMAQKTKMVPAAVASALKAKYPQATKITWEKEKGNFEANWGGKSGEDMAATFTPTGEFVEQVEAIEPTALPAPAQAYIKAHYAGKKVSEAGKVTHATGKTTYEAEIKKLEVVFDDKGNFMQASKEND
- a CDS encoding transcriptional repressor, which encodes MAEPFPLRDADLAFIIGKLRASGKVWTTQRDAFYNYFNGLTTPADGESLWLQIRAKGVSMSRETVYNTLKLLLDLGFADRNFNPSLNAYEYWPVRNTNS
- a CDS encoding metallophosphoesterase, producing MKKLLSLCLLFSALPLALFAQKNTTINILFSSDAHFGIFREKFRGDTAVAGVKVNAAMIDQMNHLVTQRLPQDKGINAGQPVEAVDYLIQTGDIANREEPPYQSATASWQQFISVYGNSVKLKGHQDQPATLLMVPGNHDISNAIGFTKKMVPATDPTAMVQIYNLMLHPAQPLTNAQFDYKKDKVNYSHNIGGIHFMFITLWPDSAERVWMAKDLQTVSPQTPVVIFTHDQPECEAKHFSNPAAPGTFPAGSKFENLVSEVYKDGKEVSKEDAATNIEQREWVKFLKQHPNIKAYFHGNSNWNQFYTYHGPDKDVNLPVFRVDSPMKGKYSAKDETKLSFQLISLDPASQNLTVRECLWNTKPNDATQKVIFGESKTISLAVR
- a CDS encoding phosphoribosylpyrophosphate synthetase, coding for MTNYQSLEDALAALRQKGYNADFTTETEIHCLYSGEFDMRFEPEEFHVDESYWFDGPNGYESQTRLYAISSPISGVKGTLVDMDGKVAVTLSFIYQSTLSARRI